The proteins below are encoded in one region of Tessaracoccus aquimaris:
- a CDS encoding integrase core domain-containing protein: MDFNHVPADVRWAIANWPDDAERGAVTRFCERHQISRAVFYKIRRQAGEVGPVGATEPGSRRPHHSPNRTDQQVIEHALAVRAWLSEQGLDAGPLSVLARMRRQGLNPPSRATLARAFAAAGVSKPEPRKRPRAANRRFVYPAPNCCWQIDAFAWSLADGTSVSIHQVIDDHSRLATASLVADGETAKAAVLVVSTAIRRWGVPQRLLSDNGLAFNPTRRGFTGKLVDYLLDLGVKPITGKPDRPTTQGKNERFHQTLQKWLNARPPAKTIEALQALVDQFDQYYNNERAHQALDGKTPAEAWAATPAAPEPTPEPRLPQIPPSARATTTPSSTETAMIATRTRLTLHPATGQALVKVRPNGQIKTLSCLFYVATSRAGQHVHVTWTPAAVEIIDLNGEVINTYPRPATTGMYYGPRNPQQGTPMKTTRQSPSAGISGTAMRTVTKGGYVGALASKFYAGYKRRGEHVTISWDADTVTITDAQGHTIATYDKPTTRHGWHGPTQNRPSTKS, encoded by the coding sequence ATGGATTTCAACCACGTGCCCGCGGACGTGCGGTGGGCGATCGCGAACTGGCCCGATGATGCCGAGCGGGGTGCGGTCACGCGCTTCTGCGAGCGGCACCAGATCAGTCGGGCGGTGTTCTACAAGATCAGACGCCAGGCCGGTGAGGTCGGTCCGGTCGGCGCGACAGAGCCGGGCTCACGCCGCCCCCATCACAGCCCGAACCGGACCGACCAGCAGGTGATCGAGCACGCGCTGGCCGTCCGAGCTTGGCTCTCCGAGCAGGGGCTGGACGCCGGCCCCTTGTCAGTGCTGGCCAGGATGCGCCGACAGGGGCTGAACCCGCCCTCAAGGGCTACACTCGCTCGTGCGTTCGCTGCCGCTGGCGTGTCCAAGCCGGAACCGCGTAAGCGGCCGCGGGCGGCGAACCGCCGGTTCGTCTACCCGGCCCCGAACTGCTGTTGGCAGATCGACGCGTTCGCCTGGTCACTGGCTGATGGCACCAGCGTGTCGATCCACCAGGTCATCGACGACCACTCCCGGCTCGCCACCGCAAGCCTCGTCGCCGACGGCGAGACAGCCAAAGCCGCTGTGTTGGTCGTGTCTACCGCGATCCGCCGCTGGGGCGTCCCGCAGCGGCTGCTGTCCGACAACGGATTGGCGTTCAACCCCACCCGCCGCGGCTTCACCGGCAAGCTGGTCGACTACCTGCTCGACCTCGGGGTCAAGCCCATCACCGGCAAACCGGACCGGCCGACAACCCAGGGCAAGAACGAACGGTTCCACCAGACGCTGCAGAAGTGGCTCAACGCCAGGCCACCCGCGAAGACGATCGAGGCCTTGCAAGCACTGGTCGACCAGTTCGACCAGTACTACAACAACGAACGAGCCCATCAAGCACTCGACGGCAAGACCCCGGCCGAGGCGTGGGCCGCTACCCCGGCGGCACCCGAACCGACTCCTGAACCCCGCCTCCCGCAGATCCCACCCTCGGCGCGCGCCACGACCACACCGTCCTCCACCGAGACGGCCATGATCGCTACCAGAACGCGGCTCACCCTCCACCCTGCTACAGGACAGGCCCTCGTCAAGGTCAGACCCAACGGCCAGATCAAGACGCTCAGCTGCCTGTTCTACGTGGCCACCAGCCGGGCCGGGCAGCATGTCCACGTGACCTGGACCCCAGCCGCAGTAGAGATCATCGACCTCAACGGCGAGGTCATCAACACCTACCCTCGACCCGCGACCACCGGCATGTACTACGGGCCACGCAACCCCCAGCAGGGCACCCCGATGAAGACCACCCGCCAGAGCCCCTCCGCCGGGATCAGCGGGACCGCCATGCGCACCGTCACCAAAGGCGGCTACGTCGGAGCCCTCGCCTCCAAGTTCTACGCCGGCTACAAACGCCGAGGCGAACACGTCACGATCAGCTGGGATGCCGACACCGTCACCATCACCGACGCACAAGGACACACCATCGCGACCTACGACAAACCGACCACCCGCCACGGCTGGCACGGACCCACCCAGAACCGACCGTCCACGAAGTCATGA
- a CDS encoding ISL3 family transposase: MFNATFTAPDLTTFCRLDELGLEVTGQHVTARRAVLECRVTDADDWCHNCGGRGLVRDTVIRGLAHEPFGWRPTVLRVRLRRYRCVECGHVWRQSMDRAAEPRARLSRRGVRWALEAIVCQHLTVARVAEGLAVAWDTANDAIIAEGRRVLIDDPSRFDQVTVLGVDEHCWRHTRAGDKFVTVIIDLTPVAAGTGPARLLDMVEGRSKQVFKRWLAARPAAWRAGVEVVAMDGFTGFKTAAAEELPDAAAVMDPFHVVRLAGEAVDKCRQRVQQATMGHRGRRGDPLYQARRTLLTGADLLTDKQVTRLEDLFGDQNHVEVEATWGIYQRLVQAYRCKDRTLGRHLMASVIDAIATGVPAELTELVRLGHTLKRRAIDVLNFFDRPGTSNGPTEALNGRLEHLRGSALGFRNLTHYIARCLLEAGGFRPRLHPQIG; the protein is encoded by the coding sequence GTGTTCAACGCTACCTTCACCGCGCCTGATCTGACGACCTTCTGCCGCCTCGACGAGCTCGGGTTGGAGGTGACTGGCCAACACGTGACCGCGCGCCGGGCGGTGCTGGAGTGCCGCGTCACGGATGCTGATGACTGGTGCCACAACTGTGGCGGGCGCGGTTTGGTGCGTGACACGGTAATCCGAGGCCTGGCTCACGAGCCCTTCGGTTGGAGACCCACTGTGCTGCGGGTGCGGCTGCGCAGGTACCGGTGTGTCGAATGCGGTCATGTGTGGCGCCAGAGCATGGACCGGGCCGCTGAACCGAGGGCTCGGCTGTCGCGGCGTGGGGTGCGGTGGGCGCTCGAAGCTATCGTGTGTCAGCACCTCACCGTGGCGAGGGTCGCCGAAGGGCTGGCGGTGGCGTGGGACACCGCCAACGATGCGATCATCGCCGAGGGTCGTCGGGTGTTGATCGATGATCCGTCCCGGTTCGACCAGGTCACCGTGCTCGGGGTCGATGAGCATTGCTGGCGTCACACCCGTGCCGGGGACAAGTTCGTCACCGTGATCATCGACCTGACCCCGGTAGCGGCTGGGACTGGCCCGGCACGGCTGCTCGACATGGTCGAGGGCCGCTCGAAACAGGTGTTCAAACGCTGGCTCGCTGCCCGTCCAGCCGCCTGGCGGGCCGGCGTGGAAGTCGTGGCGATGGACGGGTTCACCGGCTTCAAAACCGCCGCCGCCGAGGAACTCCCCGACGCAGCTGCGGTGATGGACCCGTTCCACGTCGTGCGCCTGGCCGGGGAGGCTGTCGACAAATGCCGCCAACGCGTCCAACAAGCCACCATGGGGCATCGAGGCCGCCGCGGGGACCCGCTCTATCAAGCCCGCCGCACCCTACTCACCGGCGCCGATCTACTCACCGACAAACAAGTCACACGGCTCGAAGACCTGTTCGGCGACCAGAACCACGTCGAGGTCGAAGCCACGTGGGGCATCTACCAGCGCCTCGTCCAGGCCTACCGCTGCAAAGACCGCACACTCGGCCGCCACCTCATGGCCAGCGTGATCGATGCGATCGCCACCGGCGTCCCCGCTGAGCTGACTGAACTGGTCCGCCTGGGTCACACCCTGAAACGCCGCGCGATCGATGTGTTGAACTTCTTCGACCGGCCCGGCACCAGCAATGGTCCCACAGAAGCCCTCAACGGCCGCCTCGAACACCTCCGCGGCTCCGCTCTCGGGTTCCGCAACCTGACCCACTACATCGCCCGCTGCCTCCTCGAAGCCGGCGGATTCAGACCCCGCCTACACCCTCAAATCGGATGA
- a CDS encoding transposase yields the protein MFLGYFTTGGANNGGTEAINGLMESAPRVARGFRSPDNYRLRMRLIGGRLRL from the coding sequence GTGTTCCTAGGCTACTTCACCACTGGCGGCGCCAATAATGGCGGCACCGAAGCGATCAATGGCTTGATGGAATCCGCCCCACGCGTCGCCCGAGGGTTCCGTAGCCCCGACAACTACCGCCTCAGAATGCGGCTGATAGGCGGCCGTCTACGCCTCTGA